A window of the Electrophorus electricus isolate fEleEle1 chromosome 11, fEleEle1.pri, whole genome shotgun sequence genome harbors these coding sequences:
- the six3a gene encoding homeobox protein SIX3a yields the protein MVFRSPLELYPSHFFLPNFADRPLLLANSAPSARSPEDLSMFQLPTLNFSPEQVASVCETLEETGDIERLGRFLWSLPVAPGACEAINKHESILRARAVVAFHTGNFRDLYHILENHKFTKDSHGKLQAMWLEAHYQEAEKLRGRPLGPVDKYRVRKKFPLPRTIWDGEQKTHCFKERTRSLLREWYLQDPYPNPSKKRELAQATGLTPTQVGNWFKNRRQRDRAAAAKNRLQHQAIGQNGMRSLSESGCTPHSSAESPSTAASPTTSVSSMTERVDTGTSILSVTSSDSECDV from the exons ATGGTTTTCAGATCCCCTTTAGAGCTTTATCCCTCCCATTTCTTCCTGCCAAACTTCGCTGATCGCCCTTTGCTCCTGGCGAACAGCGCGCCCAGCGCCAGGTCTCCCGAAGACTTGTCAATGTTTCAGCTACCGACCCTCAACTTCTCTCCGGAGCAAGTGGCGAGCGTCTGCGAGACGCTGGAAGAGACCGGGGACATCGAACGACTGGGTCGCTTCCTTTGGTCACTGCCAGTGGCGCCGGGCGCTTGCGAGGCTATCAACAAGCATGAATCCATCCTCCGTGCCCGGGCTGTGGTTGCCTTTCACACGGGCAATTTTCGCGATCTCTACCACATTCTGGAGAACCACAAGTTTACGAAGGACTCGCATGGCAAACTTCAGGCGATGTGGCTAGAGGCTCATTACCAGGAGGCCGAGAAATTGCGCGGGCGTCCCCTAGGACCGGTTGATAAGTACAGGGTGCGAAAGAAGTTTCCCCTTCCTCGGACCATCTGGGACGGCGAGCAGAAGACGCATTGTTTTAAAGAGCGGACGCGCAGCCTCTTACGGGAGTGGTACCTACAGGACCCCTACCCAAACCCCAGCAAGAAAAGGGAACTGGCGCAAGCCACTGGACTCACTCCTACACAAGTCGGGAATTGGTTTAAAAATCGGAGGCAAAGAGACAGAGCGGCGGCAGCGAAAAACAG GCTCCAGCACCAGGCAATTGGACAGAACGGCATGCGGTCTCTTTCAGAATCCGGCTGTACCCCACACAGCTCAGCAGAGTCGCCGTCAACTGCGGCTAGTCCGACGACCAGTGTCTCGAGTATGACAGAGCGTGTCGACACCGGCACGTCAATTCTTTCAGTAACATCCAGTGACTCAGAATGCGACGTATGA